In the genome of Quercus robur chromosome 3, dhQueRobu3.1, whole genome shotgun sequence, one region contains:
- the LOC126717970 gene encoding prefoldin subunit 5 isoform X2, translating into MAAAAAAEMEKMSVEQVKAVKEQADMEVNILQDSLNNIRTATSRLEVASSALEDLSLRPKGKKLLVPLTASLYVPGTLDDADKVLVDVGTGYFIEKTTAEGKDYCDRKINLLRSNFDQLVELD; encoded by the exons ATGGCAGCGGCAGCGGCAGCGGAGATGGAGAAGATGAGCGTGGAGCAGGTGAAAGCAGTGAAGGAGCAGGCTGATATGGAAGTTAATATTCTTCAGGACAGTCTGAACAATATACGAACCGCCACCAGTCGGCTTGAGGTCGCTTCCTCTGCCCTCGAAGACCTTTCTCTCCGTCCCAAAGGAAAGAAATTGCTCGTACCTCTTACTGCTTCTCTTTATGTTCCTGGAACTCTTGATGATGCTGATAAAGTCCTTGTAGATGTTGGCACTGGATACTTCATTGag AAAACAACAGCTGAAGGCAAAGATTATTGTGACCGTAAAATCAACTTGCTGAGATCCAACTTTGACCAACTCGTAGAG TTGGACTAG
- the LOC126717970 gene encoding prefoldin subunit 5 isoform X1, whose translation MAAAAAAEMEKMSVEQVKAVKEQADMEVNILQDSLNNIRTATSRLEVASSALEDLSLRPKGKKLLVPLTASLYVPGTLDDADKVLVDVGTGYFIEKTTAEGKDYCDRKINLLRSNFDQLVEVAAKKKSIADEAAVILQAKLKHLAPST comes from the exons ATGGCAGCGGCAGCGGCAGCGGAGATGGAGAAGATGAGCGTGGAGCAGGTGAAAGCAGTGAAGGAGCAGGCTGATATGGAAGTTAATATTCTTCAGGACAGTCTGAACAATATACGAACCGCCACCAGTCGGCTTGAGGTCGCTTCCTCTGCCCTCGAAGACCTTTCTCTCCGTCCCAAAGGAAAGAAATTGCTCGTACCTCTTACTGCTTCTCTTTATGTTCCTGGAACTCTTGATGATGCTGATAAAGTCCTTGTAGATGTTGGCACTGGATACTTCATTGag AAAACAACAGCTGAAGGCAAAGATTATTGTGACCGTAAAATCAACTTGCTGAGATCCAACTTTGACCAACTCGTAGAG GTGGCTGCTAAAAAGAAAAGCATAGCAGATGAAGCTGCGGTAATCTTACAGGCAAAATTGAAGCATCTGGCTCCTTCAACATAG